GTTTATTCATCTCATGTTGTTTTTGCAGCCATTGCAAATGCTTACTTTGATTCACTATGGGCGGAAAGCACTGATTTCCGGTGATGCAGGAGCTTTTTAGACCTAACAAAGACCATTGTCTGAGGTCCATTTATTGAAGGACCACAGGGGTTTGCAGAATGTATGGATTGGAATCTAAACTTACGCCCAATGCCCGAGCATTTCTCGATACAGTTGAGTATTTCCAAACTTCTGATGAAATCGCCACCGTGGAAGATGAACATCAACGTCTTTACGAAATAGTTGAAAACTTCAGAGGCAATCTTCACGAAGCAGTAATCCAACGGCTCAAAGAAATACTGAGACCTGCCGGTGTGGAAATCGTCACCGAGAACGACCTTTGGTCTATTGTTATTGAGCTTGTGAAAGTGAATGCATCAATCCTACGGAAACCTGAATTGCAAACCCTTTCGCTAGCAGTGGAGAAACCAGGGGTATCTATGAAACGGATGAGTGAGGAAATTGCAAATCTAAGCTATAACCAAGTCCGACGAGCGATGTCCAGGCTAGAGAGGAATGGCATATATACTGTACGTGGTCTCCTGAACGCTTCTAGCCTGGGATTACGGCGGTATCTCGTGGTTCTCGATTCCCCAAATCTAATCCCCTCGGGACCGTACTTCCACAAGTTCCTGTTCTCTACAACGGTTCAGAAAGTGTATGTTTTAGCAACCTTCCCTGAAGAAAAGGAGGCTGATTTTCTCAATATGGTGCGATCACTCCGCACAGATGCAAGAAGTGTAACAGCCTACTCACTATCAAGAGGGTCTCTTCACTTCAGTCCAGCCTACTACTCGGACGAAAAACGATCCTGGGAAATCGAACCATTACATTTCGGAATGTTGCTTCGGCAAGGTGGTGAAGAGTTAGTATTTGGTCGTTCAACACGAAATCCTGATGAAACTGAAATCACTCTGGCGAATTCTGAACCGAAGATTCTTCGTATTCTCCAGCACTCCTACAATATGCCTGTTTCACAGATTTCGTCTAAGACTGGTCTTTCAGAAACTACAGTTGTGGAAACGCGACTGCGTTTATTTAAGGACCGTATTGTGCTCCCTCGTCCACGGTTACGAATTCCAACATTACAGGAAATGCTTCTCTTTCATATGTCGGATGCAGCCGGGGATCTGCTTGCTACCTCTCGTTATCTACCCTTAACCTACACCTCAAAAATTGAGAATCTGGAGACCTCAGAACCGAGAATATTACTTCTAGCATATTGCAAAGGTGGCTTGACACGAGAAATGAAAGACTTAGCATTACGTGCTACTTCGCTCGTTGATAACGTCGTGGTTCATAGAGTTCAATGTGGAATATCGGACTGCATTCCTGTTGAGACCATGTATGATGCCAAGAAGGGTGAATGGATTTGGAACAGCGCGTTGTTTGACGCTGTAGGTTATAACACCCTGAAACGAAGTGCGTCACGGGACGATATTCCTCTCGACTTGTCTTGGTAACTTTGCTATCAAAATCCATATTTGGACGCCTGAATTGATTCCGGTTCGTATAAAGGGCGCCCAGCTATGTTTGAAATAGTGTTTCTTGGAACCGGTGGATCCATGCCTACTGAAGGCCGGAACCTCCCTGCTGTTGCTGTGAGATTCAAGGGGTGGATTTTCCTCATTGACGCAGGTGAAGACGTTCAGCGGCAATTTCAGAAGGCGAACTTGGGTCTCAACAAGGATATGGCTGTATTCATAAGCCATATGCATGCTGATCACATTCTTGGTCTACCAGGACTTCTACTCAGATTTTCTCTGCTTGGCAGAATCAAACCACTTGCGATATACGGCCCTCCACCATTGATTCAATATGTGAAGTCATGTCAAGAAACCATTCATCTGGACACACCCTTTGAAACAACAGTGTATGGAATAGAAGAAGGTCCGCTTCTTGATGTTGACGATTTGTCTATAAGAGCCTTCGAGGTAGACCATCGCGGATTTGCTTTGGGATATTCACTCACCTATCAGAGGCCAACAGGTCCATTCATTCCTGAAACTGCAAGGGACTTAGGAATCCCTGAAGGCCCCTTATGGGGTAAGCTGTCTTCTGGCGAGGCTATTGAACTGGAAGACGGCCGAGTTATTGAACCGCATGAGGTTACAGGTCCAAAACCCCCTCCTATCAAAATCGTCTATTCGGGTGATACGCGATATTGCGACACACTTGTAGAAGCGGCTCAAAATGCTGATGTACTGATTTCTGAAGCTATGTATTCCTCTGAGCACGCAGACCTAGCCGAGCCTCGCGGTCACATGACTGCTACAGAAGCAGCACAGCTAGCAACGGAAGCAGATATCGATCTATTGGTGTTGACTCATTACAGCCCACGCTATGAAGATAATGGACAAATCGCAGATGATGCTAGGAATGTATTCTCCAACTCGATTGTTGCAGAGGACATGATGCGAATCAAAATGGATACTGAAGGCAATCAGCAGATTATTCGTCCATAATACAGGTGCTTCAGATGCTGAAACGAATTGCTTCCAAGGGGTGCATTGTTATCATTCTTTGTATGATTTTGCGTTTCAAGTATTCGCTGCTCTTCCCTAATACGATTTGTTTTGCATAGCCGCGCAGGACTTTATCCTCAGAGAGGAGTCTGATTAGCCGCGAGATACGCTCGCCAGATTGGAACAAGGTTTTTGCTATGAATCTTTGAACTTCGAGTTCTTTTCCTAGCTCTTCCGATATTCTGTTTTCATATGATATGACATGTGCGGCCTGTTTCATGTCAACAGTCTCTTTGGCCACTTCGGCCGCAATTGTGCCTGAGCGTATGGCATAATAGATACCCTCACCTGTTATCGGTGATGCCAATCCCGCTGCGTCGCCCAGAAGCATAGTCCTTCGGCTGACCAGTTTTGCGCTTCTAGTATAAAATGGCAGCCTGAATCCTTCATAATTTGATTTTTCTAGGGCAGCCCTCTTGCTTCTCTTCAATTTTTGAAGGAAGGCTTCCCATTCTGCTCTAAGATTGTCAGCTTTATCTGACCTGCACCCAAGGCCAATATTGACTTCATCTCGCCTTGGGAAAAGCCAGCCATATCCCCAGTTGATGGCTCCGAGATAAATCTCAAGGCCTAGCTGACCGTTTGAATCTTTATAGCTAGCGTCTTCAATAATCGCTTCCTCTAGAGGGACATTGGTAGCAAATCCTATAGCAACTTCATCTGGTTGCCAGCAATCTCGTATTTTCATGCTTCTGGCAACCACGCTTTCAAAGCCGTCTGCACCTGCGATTAGCCTTGCCTTGAAAGAATCACCTTCACATAGAACCCGAACGCCGCTTCGAAGTTGTTCGCAAGCCACCGTTTTGGAATCTTCGAAAACATCTGTACCTGCTTCTCTAGCCCTTTCCAATAGGTAGGAATCAAAGCGGGAACGTCTTACTATATATCCAGTCCCTTTCTGTAGATTCAGCTCAGCATTAACCCCTTCAGGTCCACAGATGCTTGCAGAGTAGAACTTCCTTTCTGCTATCGCATCAATGGAGAAGCCTAGTTCTCGTTTTACACGTGGACCAATTGCTCCACCACAGATTTTCTCACGTGGGTGTTCTTCTTTCTCCACGATTGCAGTATCTAACCCTGCAAGAGATGCCTTTCTGGCACAAGTGCTTCCCGCAGGACCACTACCAACTACAACCAAATCGTACACAGTAATCACTCCCAAGATGGTGAAGTCGTTTCACTACATCACACCATCTAGAACAAACGATTTGTTTTTGAATCATCTACATGTACCTGTGACAACTGGAGTGGAATATACAAATCTTTAGCTTTTCTTTCAAGGCTTTAAATCTCAATCTCCTTGTGGAAACACGATTCTTGGCCAAGGTGGCAGGCTACTCCAGTCTGATTTACAACATAGATAATAGAATCGTTGTCACAGTCACCGAGAATCTTCACGATTTCCTGTACGTTTCCTGAAGTTATGCCCTTTTTCATCACTCGATCGTGAGATCTGCGATAGTAGTGCGCATATCCCGTTTCTAAGGTCTTCTCCAATGCCTTTCTGTTGACGTATGCTAGGGTAAGAACGTCGCCGTTTTCATTATTCTGAACTACAACAGGAATCAAACCATTGCCTTTTCCAAAATCCAAGTCTTTTATTTCAATTCTAATCATATTCGTATCACCATTCCGTTTTCATGCAAATACTGCTTGATGACAGGAACTGGATGTGAGCTGAAATGAAATACTGATGCAGCCAGAGCCGCATCTGCATTGCCTTCCCTAAGAACTGCAAGAAAATGAGCGGGTTTTCCTGCTCCGCCACTGGCAATCACTGGTATTCCTACTGAATCGACGATTGCTTTAGTCAGCTCTATATCATACCCGTTCTTCGTTCCGTCTCTGTCCATTGAGGTGAGTAGAACCTCTCCTGCACCTAAGCGCTCGACTCTTTTTGCCCAATCAATACTGTTCATGCCGGTTGCTTCTCGTCCACCACGAATGTAAACCTCGGCTGCTGGCGGTTGTTTACTTTCTACATCTCTATTCTCCGGTGTGAGCCGCTTGGCATCAATTGCAACTACGATGCACTGTGACCCGAAAACTTGCGCTGCTGCTTCAATAAGATTCGGATTCTTCACAGCGGCCGTATTGAGTGTAACTTTATCTGCTCCCTTTTTCAGAATGGATCTGATATCGTCAAGAGTCCTTAAACCCCCTCCAACTGTGAATGGGATATCAATCTCGGCTGCGACCGCGGTAACCGTTTCACCAAGAATCTGTCTGGACTCTACGGATGCGGTTATGTCGAGGAATACGAGTTCATCTGCTCCATTGTCCCTATACCTCTTAGCCAGTTCCACTGGGTCTCCAGCGTCTCTCAAATCAACAAAATTGACTCCTTTCACAACTCTTCCGTGATCCACGTCCAAGCAGGGTATTATCCTCTTTGCAAGAGTCATTACTGAACCTCCTGAGCACTTATCGCCTCTTGGAGTGAAAACCGTTTTTCGTACAATGCTTTTCCTACAACTACTGCATTTGCGCCTATGCGAGAAAGCGACGAAAGGTCCTTCACAGAAGATACACCACCAGCTGCCATGATATTGACATCATCTTGTGAACAAAAGGTAGCAAGTTCTGCAATATCTGGCCCCTCAAGAGTGCCATCTCTGTCTATTGCAGTGAGAAGGAACCATTCGAAACCGATTTTTGAGAGATAGTCCATGGCCTCAAGAACAGTTGTATCCGTTTCTACTCTCCATCCATCAATGCAGACACATTCTTGCTGATAGTCTAAAGCTGCTACTATACTGTCCGGACCATATTCTCTCAACAAAACTGTCGCTTCATCCAAGTTTCCGATTATCATAGAACCCAACATGATTCGACAGTTGTCATTCTGTAGTAGTTCTGAGGCAATATCTCGAGATCTTATGCCTCCCCCAATTTGAAATTTGCAGTCAATTTCTTCGATGATTTCTTTGATTATGTCTCGGTTGTGCCCCCTTCCCGTTGCAGCGTCCAAGTCGATTATGTGTACAGTCTCAGCACCGTTATCAGCCCATCTAGCCGCTGCTTCTATCGGTGTGCCCCAATGAGAATAGTTACACTGCTTGCTGGCCTTACCTTTCTGCAATCTTACAACCTTTCCGTCCATCAAGTCAACTGCAGGAATGACTTCCATCATCTCATTCCTCCACAATACCAAGAAAATTGGACAGGATTTTTCTGCCATCAGATCCTGATTTTTCCGGATGAAATTGAGTGCCGAAAAAGGTGCCATGTTCTATAATAGATGGAAATCGCACCCCGTGTTCTGTTTCGGCTAATATTATTGAGTCGGCATTTGACTCGGCGAAGTAGGAGTGTGCAAAGTAAAACCATGAGTTTCCATCTAGCCCATCCAAGATAGGGCTGTCAGTTACAATCTTGATTTGATTCCATCCCATATGTGGCACTCGTACTGCTCCTGGAAATCTGCGAATTTTTCCTGGAATGATACCAAGGCCTTCTTTGTCACCTTCCTCACTGAATTCGAAGACCAATTGCAGACCGAGACAGATTCCAAGTACTGGCTTTGAAGATTCTAGATGCCTCTTGATGATCGGACTGAATCGCTTGATTCGTTCAGCTGCCACTGAGAAACTTCCAACACCTGGAATCACAAGTCCTTTTGCATTACCTATTCTCTTAGGTTCATTGCAGATTTTTACGTCGGCCGCTTGACGCACAAGCGCATTCCTTATGCTATACAAGTTGCCTGCGCCATAATCGATGATAGCGATAATTATAGGCCCCCCTTTGTACTCTGTGGCAGCTGCTTTGCCCCTCTTTCTGCAATTGCTTGCC
This portion of the Candidatus Thorarchaeota archaeon genome encodes:
- the hisI gene encoding phosphoribosyl-AMP cyclohydrolase yields the protein MIRIEIKDLDFGKGNGLIPVVVQNNENGDVLTLAYVNRKALEKTLETGYAHYYRRSHDRVMKKGITSGNVQEIVKILGDCDNDSIIYVVNQTGVACHLGQESCFHKEIEI
- a CDS encoding 1-(5-phosphoribosyl)-5-[(5-phosphoribosylamino)methylideneamino] imidazole-4-carboxamide isomerase: MMEVIPAVDLMDGKVVRLQKGKASKQCNYSHWGTPIEAAARWADNGAETVHIIDLDAATGRGHNRDIIKEIIEEIDCKFQIGGGIRSRDIASELLQNDNCRIMLGSMIIGNLDEATVLLREYGPDSIVAALDYQQECVCIDGWRVETDTTVLEAMDYLSKIGFEWFLLTAIDRDGTLEGPDIAELATFCSQDDVNIMAAGGVSSVKDLSSLSRIGANAVVVGKALYEKRFSLQEAISAQEVQ
- the hisH gene encoding imidazole glycerol phosphate synthase subunit HisH, translating into MIAIIDYGAGNLYSIRNALVRQAADVKICNEPKRIGNAKGLVIPGVGSFSVAAERIKRFSPIIKRHLESSKPVLGICLGLQLVFEFSEEGDKEGLGIIPGKIRRFPGAVRVPHMGWNQIKIVTDSPILDGLDGNSWFYFAHSYFAESNADSIILAETEHGVRFPSIIEHGTFFGTQFHPEKSGSDGRKILSNFLGIVEE
- a CDS encoding ribonuclease Z, translating into MFEIVFLGTGGSMPTEGRNLPAVAVRFKGWIFLIDAGEDVQRQFQKANLGLNKDMAVFISHMHADHILGLPGLLLRFSLLGRIKPLAIYGPPPLIQYVKSCQETIHLDTPFETTVYGIEEGPLLDVDDLSIRAFEVDHRGFALGYSLTYQRPTGPFIPETARDLGIPEGPLWGKLSSGEAIELEDGRVIEPHEVTGPKPPPIKIVYSGDTRYCDTLVEAAQNADVLISEAMYSSEHADLAEPRGHMTATEAAQLATEADIDLLVLTHYSPRYEDNGQIADDARNVFSNSIVAEDMMRIKMDTEGNQQIIRP
- a CDS encoding AsnC family protein, giving the protein MESKLTPNARAFLDTVEYFQTSDEIATVEDEHQRLYEIVENFRGNLHEAVIQRLKEILRPAGVEIVTENDLWSIVIELVKVNASILRKPELQTLSLAVEKPGVSMKRMSEEIANLSYNQVRRAMSRLERNGIYTVRGLLNASSLGLRRYLVVLDSPNLIPSGPYFHKFLFSTTVQKVYVLATFPEEKEADFLNMVRSLRTDARSVTAYSLSRGSLHFSPAYYSDEKRSWEIEPLHFGMLLRQGGEELVFGRSTRNPDETEITLANSEPKILRILQHSYNMPVSQISSKTGLSETTVVETRLRLFKDRIVLPRPRLRIPTLQEMLLFHMSDAAGDLLATSRYLPLTYTSKIENLETSEPRILLLAYCKGGLTREMKDLALRATSLVDNVVVHRVQCGISDCIPVETMYDAKKGEWIWNSALFDAVGYNTLKRSASRDDIPLDLSW
- the hisF gene encoding imidazole glycerol phosphate synthase subunit HisF, whose protein sequence is MTLAKRIIPCLDVDHGRVVKGVNFVDLRDAGDPVELAKRYRDNGADELVFLDITASVESRQILGETVTAVAAEIDIPFTVGGGLRTLDDIRSILKKGADKVTLNTAAVKNPNLIEAAAQVFGSQCIVVAIDAKRLTPENRDVESKQPPAAEVYIRGGREATGMNSIDWAKRVERLGAGEVLLTSMDRDGTKNGYDIELTKAIVDSVGIPVIASGGAGKPAHFLAVLREGNADAALAASVFHFSSHPVPVIKQYLHENGMVIRI
- a CDS encoding NAD(P)/FAD-dependent oxidoreductase; translated protein: MYDLVVVGSGPAGSTCARKASLAGLDTAIVEKEEHPREKICGGAIGPRVKRELGFSIDAIAERKFYSASICGPEGVNAELNLQKGTGYIVRRSRFDSYLLERAREAGTDVFEDSKTVACEQLRSGVRVLCEGDSFKARLIAGADGFESVVARSMKIRDCWQPDEVAIGFATNVPLEEAIIEDASYKDSNGQLGLEIYLGAINWGYGWLFPRRDEVNIGLGCRSDKADNLRAEWEAFLQKLKRSKRAALEKSNYEGFRLPFYTRSAKLVSRRTMLLGDAAGLASPITGEGIYYAIRSGTIAAEVAKETVDMKQAAHVISYENRISEELGKELEVQRFIAKTLFQSGERISRLIRLLSEDKVLRGYAKQIVLGKSSEYLKRKIIQRMITMHPLEAIRFSI